The DNA segment TATATGTCAAAGTTGATTATTGATAAATTTAAAGGGAGTATAAAAGTGACAAATGTAGAGAAAGGGGCACAATTTACGATTGAGCTACCATTAGGGGGAAGTAGATGATAAATTCATTAAAAAATTTAACAATCTTAATAGTCGAAGATGAAAATGACACAAGAGAGCTTATGCAAGAGGTTTTAAAGGATGAGTTTAGCAAGGTTATAACCGCACAAAACGGCGATGAGGGGCTTAAGAAATTTAAAAAATACAACCCAGATATAGTTTTGACAGACATTGCTATGCCGATTATGGACGGACTTGATATGACTGGTGCAATAAAGCAAATTTCGCGTGATGTGCCAATCATCGCGCTCTCGGCACATAGCGAAAAGGAAAAGCTTTTAAAAGCGATAGATGTTGGAATAAATAAATATTTAATGAAACCAATTGATGTTGATGAGCTTTTATCTATGCTAGAATCGGTTGCAAAGGATAGGCTAGAGATAGCAAATGTGGTTAAAATTTCAGACGAGTATAGCTTTAGCAAGACAAGAAAAGTGCTTATAAAAAACGACGAGCCAATACCGCTTACGAAAAAAGAGCTTGCGTTTATATCGCTTTTGGTTGAAAATTTGGGCAATGTCGTATTACACGAAGATATTAAAAATATCGTTTGGATAGGCGAAAATGTCAGCGAAGCGGCTATAAGGACTTTTGTAAAGCGTATGAGAGATAAGGCGGGTGGAGATTTGGTTAAAAATGTCCCAGGACTTGGCTATAAAATAGAGGCAAATTTTAAATAAAAATTAATAAAAAAGTTAATAAAAAATAATAAAAAAGTTGCGTTTTTAAGTTAAATCATATTTTTTTTATTTTAAAATAACGAAACTTATTAACAGAAATTTAATAGGAGGAATTTAATGCGACCTGGTCAAATGCTGAGTTATGATTACAGCGTAGCGAAGTTGTTTATGTTTTCTACGCTAGTATTTGGTATAGTTGGTATGCTTCTTGGCGTTATTATAGCGTTTCAAATGGCGTATCCAGACTTAAACTATATAGCGGGCGAATATTCTACGTTTGGACGCTTAAGACCGCTTCATACAAATGGTATTATCTTTGGCTTTATGCTCTCTGGCATATTTGCTACTTGGTACTACATAGGACAGCGTGTTTTAAAGGTGTCTATGAGCGAGTCGCCATTTTTGATGTTTGTTGGCAAACTTCATTTTTGGCTTTATATCATCTTACTTGCCTGTGCGGTTGTGTCGCTATTTGCTGGTGTTAGCACATCAAAAGAGTATTCTGAGCTTGAGTGGCCACTAGATATTTTGGTTGTTCTTGTTTGGGTTCTTTGGGGTGTTAGTATATTCGGGCTTATCGGTATTCGCCGCGAGAAGACGCTTTATATCTCTATTTGGTATTTTATAGCTACATTCCTTGGCGTGGCAATGCTGTATTTGTTTAACAATATGGAAATTCCTACGCGTTTAGTTAGCGGATATGGCTCTTGGTTGCACTCAGTTTCTATGTATGCAGGTTCAAATGACGCCCTAGTTCAATGGTGGTTTGGGCACAATGCTGTTGCATTTATATTTACCGTTGCTATCATAGCCCAAATTTACTACTTCTTGCCAAAAGAGAGTGGACAGCCTATATATTCATACAAGCTTTCACTATTTTCATTTTGGGGGCTTATGTTTATCTATCTTTGGGCTGGTGGCCACCATCTCATTTACTCAACTGTGCCTGATTGGATGCAGACTATGGGTTCTATTTTCTCAATAGTTCTTATACTGCCATCTTGGGGTTCAGCGATAAATATACTTTTGACTATGAAAGGCGAGTGGGTTCAGCTACGTGAAAATCCTCTTATAAAATTTATGATCCTAGCTTCGACATTTTATATGTTCTCAACTCTTGAAGGCTCTATCTTATCTGTAAAATCAGTAAATGCCCTTGCACACTTTACAGATTGGGTTCCTGGACACGTTCACGACGGAGCTTTGGGTTGGATAGGATTTATGACTATGGCGGCACTTTATCATATGACGCCACGCGTATTTAAACGCCAAATTTACTCAAAATCACTTATGGAAGTTCAGTTTTGGATACAAACAACAGGTATAGTGCTATATTTTGCTTCAATGTGGATAGCTGGTATCACACAAGGTATGATGTGGAGAGCAACAGATAGCTATGGTAACTTGCTTTATAGCTTTATAGATACCGTTGTTGTACTAATCCCATACTACTGGATAAGGGCTATTGGTGGCGCATTGTATTTAATAGGATTTTTTATATTTACTTACAATATCTTAAAATCTCTCTCTGCTCCTATTGTAGAGGTAGAGCCAAAAAATGCTTCGCCTATGGGTGGTGCTAGAGATGTGGAGGTGGCAAATGTTTAGTTTCTTAGAGAAAAATCCATTTTTCTTTGCGGTCGCCGTGTTTTTAGTGATCGCTTATGCTGGTGTGGTTGAAATTTTACCTGATTTTACAAATCGTGCTAGACCGGTAGAGGGGACAAAACCTTATAGCGTTTTGCAACTTGCTGGAAAACACGTTTATATGCAAGAGAGCTGCAACGCTTGTCATACACAGATGATACGTCCATTTAAGAGTGAAACAGATAGATATGGTATGTATTCTCTAAGCGGAGAGTATGCCTATGATAGACCGCACCTTTGGGGCTCAAAAAGAACTGGTCCTGATTTAATGCGTGTAGGAAATTATAGGACAAGCGATTGGCACGAAAATCATATGAAAGAGCCAACTTCAGTAGTTCCAGGCTCTATAATGCCAGCTTATAAACATCTGTTTGATAAAAACTCAGACATAGATACGGCTTATGCTGAGGCTTTAACTATAAAAAATGTATTTGGTGTGCCTTATGATCAAGCCGATATGCCAAAGCTTGGTAGCTTTGATATTACAAAAGCTGAGGTAAATGCCGAGGCTGCTGCAATAGTTGAGCAGATGAAAGATCCTGAGATTAAAAAGGCGTTTGAGCGTGGGGAAATACGTCAGATAGTTGCACTAATCGCGTATTTAAATAGTTTAAAATAGGAGAAAAGCTATGGATATGCAAACTATAAGAGAGTTACAAGCTTATGGTTTTTTCTTTTTTGTAGTGTTTTTAGTTTGCGTGCTTTATGGCTATTGCTATCATCTTTACAGATCAGAACGCACAGGCAGAAGAGATTATGAAAAGTATTCAAACCTGGCGATACAAGATGATCTTGATAGCACTATTTTAGAGAGAAAGATTTAAAAAGGGGCTTGATATGGAGTGGTTTAACTTACAAGATAATGTAAATTTACTTTCTATAATCGGCTTGGCTTCACTCGTTATTTTAACGATCGCCATAGCAGGTAAGTATGTAAATCAAATGAAAGACGCAAAAGATAATGCGTCGGTTGAAATGGCAGATGAAAATTGGGACGGCATAGGGGAGTATAAAAACCCCTTGCCAATAGGCTGGGCAGTTAGCTTTGTAGTGTTGCTAGTTTGGGCGATTTGGTATTTTTTAGTCGGCTATCCGCTAAATTCATACTCTCAAATTGGCGAATACAACGATGAAGTAAAAACAGCTAACGAGAAATTTAGCAAAGAACACGCAAATCTAGACGATAAAAAACTTAGAGATATGGGCGAGGGCATATTCTTGGTTCAATGCTCGGCTTGTCACGGCATTACTGGCGACGGTATGGGTAATAAAGCAGCCGATCTTAGCAAGTGGGGTAGTGAGCAGGGATTATTTGACGTCATCGTAAAAGGCTCAAAAGGTCTTGGCTATCCTGGTGGTGAAATGCCAGGCGGTATGGCAGGTGATGACGCAACTGCTAAAGCTATCGCAGCTTACGTAGCAAAGGAAATTTCAGGCATTAAATATACTAAAAATGAAAATTTAGTAAATCAAGGCAAAGAGGCTTATGGTGCTTGTACATCTTGCCACGGCGAAGATAGCAAGGGTATGGATGGTACCTTCCCTGACCTTACAAAATACGGCACTAGTGATTTTGTTGTAGATGTGTTAAAAAGAGGCAAACACGGCGATATAGGTGCTATGCCTAAATTTGATACTATGCTAAATGAAATTCAGCAAAAAGCTGTTGGCGAGTATATTATCTCACTTTCAAGGGGTAAATAGATGGAAAATACAAACAGATCGGTTTTTGCACTAAATGGTGCGACGGGTATGCTTATAGCGACTGTGTTATTGCTTAGTATTTTAGCTGTTCTTACATATTTTGCGATTATCTTACAACAAGATGTTGCAAACAAGCCATACAAGCTTGAAAATCCAACAGCTGTGCAGTTTAAAAACACCGATAACTCAAAACACTTTGTGATAAAGGATAAGTAATGGCTATTTTAGAAAAAATGATAGTAGTATTGACCCTAGTTGCAGGTGCGATTTGTGCGTGGGCTGTTCTTACGCCAAATCATCTTTTTGTAGGATGAAATTTTTAAACTTAAAGGGCATTTTTATTGCCCTTTTTTCTTTTTCGATTACTCTTTTTGCGGATAGTTTTGTAATAAATAGTGATAAAATTTTAAGCCAAAAAGTTGAGCAAAAGATACAAAGTATAGCAAATGAACTTTATTCAAAGAGTGGAATTTACGCTGGTGTAGGTGTTTATAATAAGACTGAGTTTGGATTAAAGGACTCTTTTGATAAGCTTGATTTAAAGCCACCATACGCATTTTTAATACTTGATGTTACAAATAAAAAGGTTGAAATTTTTGCCGATGAGCAGACACTTACTCTTTTTGATAAAGAAAAAACTCTAAGCCCATATCCTGAAAAAGGGACGATATTACCTATTTTAGCTAGTAACAAGGGCAAAGACATATACAACGCTGCTATGCTAAATGGATATGCAGATATAGCCGAGCAGATAGCAAAGTCAAAGGGCATTACGCTTGAAAATTCTATCGGCAATGCAAACAAAGATACAATGAATATTTTAAGACTTTTTGTATATGCGTCGTTTATTTTTGTTTTGGTTGTGATATTTTATAGAAAAAGAGTGAAAAAATGAGAGATAAAAAGACGTTTTGGCCTTATGGCATAGTTATTAGTATTTTAGGTTGCGTTGCACTTTGCGTTGGAACGATTTGGGTTAGCCTTGACTATCCAGTTGAGCTTGACGGCTTTTATTTACAAAACAAAACTATCGTAAATGACAATATAAATGAGATAATCGCAAAACAAAAGGCATTTGATGAGAAATTTAGCGTATCTTTAAAGACGCAAAAATTTAAAATCAAAAGTGATGAAAATGTCAAAATAGCAATCACTCCAAAGACAGATGAAAAGATAAATTTAAACTACCAAATACTACTTACCAGACCCGATACAAACGCATACAACAAAGAGCTAAACGCCACAATAAATGACAACATTCTAACTACCAGCAAAATAGAACCAACTCTTGAAGGCAGATGGCAGATTATGCTAAAATTATCAGCACAAGACATCGTTGGATTTTATAAGCTGGAGTTTTTTGTTGTTAAATGATCTAAATGTATTTACCAGCCTACGTGCAATAAGGGAGTTTAACTCATCATTTTCAAATACCCTCGTGCCAAAGAGTATGAGTATTGGCGAATTTTTCTCAAAAGCTATTATGGTAAATGGCTTAAATGAAGCCAGCGATAGTGAGCTTTTGATATATATGAACGAGGCTTGTTCGCGTTGTTACCGTGCAAATAGCGTTCTTAATATCCCAAATGAATTTTTTGCATTTTTAAAAAATAATGACTATCTTTTCTCATTTTTTAAAGAGGTGTATCATCAAAAAAAGAGTTTTGATGATCTGAAATTTAGCGATATTTATGCAAATTATGAAGAGCATATTGAAATTTTAAGCGAGGTGGCACAAAATTATAAGGAAATTTTGTTGCAAAATGGTTTGTATGACGCTATTATTTTGCCAGAAGTTTATAGTTTAAATGAGAGTTATATAAGCTCTTTTGATAGTATAAATATCCACATAGACGGGCTTTTGAGTGAATTTGAGTGGGAGGTGATTTTAGCATTAAAAACCCCTGTGAAAATTTACTTTAAAACATCAAATTTAAATACAAAACTCATTAAAAAAATAGCTGAAATTTCAAACAAAAGCATTGATGATTTTGCTATGTATTTTGAGTACGAGCTGTCGCTTGGTAGTGGCGAGTTAAGGGCGATTAGGGCGTGTGCTAAAAATAGGATTGTTACGACTAAGTCATTTTCTTTACAGAGTTTGCAATCGGCTTTTGTTTTTGAAAAAATTTCAACATTTATAAAAGACGGCATAGACGCAAAGCGTATAGTTGTCATCTTGCCAGATGAGAGTTTTTCACAAATTTTATCGCTTCACGATAGCTCTAAAATGCTAAGCTTTGCTATGGGCAAAAGCGTTAAAAATACAAAATTTTACACACTCGTTTTTAAAATTTGTGAGTGTTTAAAAGAGGGTAATGAGCCGATTTTAAGCACGGATTATTTTAAGTTAGATAATAAAATTTTAGAAAAAAATGATAGCTTTTTAAATTTTGCAAAATTACCAAATGAGCTTTTTTTAAAGATAAAAATGCACTTTAATCTTATAGTTGGTTTTGATATTTTTTCAGAGATTTTGTGCGAAATTTTTGATGTTTGTGGCGAAAATAGACTTAGCGAAATTTTCAAAGAGGAGCTATTTTTCTTAAAAAATTTAATAGAGCAAAAGCGACTTAGTCTAGCTCAAGCTCTTGAGTTTTTTCTCTTAAGATTTAAAGATAGAAGTATAGATGATGTTGGCGGTGGAGCTGTAAAGGTTATGGGGCTTCTTGAGAGTAGGGGGCTTTGCTTTGATGGTGTTATTATCGTTGATTTTAACGATGAATTTGTTCCAAAAAGAAGCGTAAATGAGATGTTTTTAAGCTCAAAAGTTCGCCAAAAAGCTGGGCTTATAAGCTACACCGATAGAGAAAATTTGCAAAGATTTTACTATGAAAGCCTAATTGGCTCGGCTAAAAAAGTAGCCATCTCTTACGTGCTTGATGAGAGTCGTATATCCTCTAGGTTCTTAAACTCATTTACTTGTGTAGAGGACAGCGAGTATGATGAGCAGGAGTATTTAAGGCTTTTTAGTGGCGGTAAATTGGCAGTGTTTAATCAAACATCGCCACTTTTAGAGCATAATTTTTTTGCAAAACCACTCTCATTTTCAAGGCTTAACACATTTTTAACTTGCCCCAGAAAGTATTATTACAGATATGTTTGCGGTTTTAGTGAGCCAAGATCGCTTGGTGTGGGTGGCTCAAATTTCATAGGAAATGCCTACCACGACGCACTTTTTGAATACTATAACACGCACAAGGAATTTGACCTGTCTAAATTTCTAGCCATTTTATCAACAAAGGGACTTAACAAGCTTGATCTTGAGATAGCAAGGCAGAAATTTAAAACTTTTGCTCAAAGTGAAAATGCTCATTTTGATGATGGCTGGAGAGTTAAAGAGCTTGAAGTTGGTTTTAAAAACATCTTTGAGGGCGTGGAAATTGAGGGTAAGATAGACCGCATAGATTGTCGTGGCGACGAGCTTTGTATTATTGATTACAAAAGCGGTAGTTTGCCAAAAGATACGCTCCAGCTTAGTTTTTACCAGGCACTTTTAGGCGTTAAGGCCGAGTGCTATTTTTATGACTTAAAAGATGAGATGAAGCTAGTTTTTGCACAAACCGATATGCAAATTTTAAAAGAGTATTTTACTAGCATTAAAGAGTATTTTAAAAAGCCAGTTAGCTTTGAGCCTGAAATTTCAAGCAATTGTCACTATTGTGCATATTTTACGATTTGTAGAGGTCTTAAATGAAAATCAAAGATCCATACTTGGCGTTAGAAGCAAGTGCAGGAAGTGGCAAAACATTCGCACTTAGCGTTCGTTACGTAGCTCTTATTTTAAGCGGTGCAAACCCAAAAAGCATAACAGCCCTTACATTTACAAAAAAAGCTGCAAATGAGATGAGTTCGCGTATCATCGATACATTTTTAAATTTATCAACCAAACCTAGCGAACTAGACGCAGTGTGTGAAATTTTAAATATTAAAGATACAAACGAAGTTTTAGCCTTAAGGGATAAGTTGCAAGATGAGTTTTTATCATCAAATTTAAAAATTATGACGTTTGACTCTTTTTTTGCTCTTATTTTAAGGCTATTTAGCCTAAATTTAGGGCTTAGCCCAGATTATAAAAACAGCAGTGAAGTGGCTGAAATTTTAAACGCAAATTTCATAAAAGAGGTTGCTAAAGAGCCAGAACTTTTAAATTTATTAGCCTATTACATCATATATTTTTCAAAGTCAAAAGGTAGTTTTTTTAATACTCTTGATACCTTTTATGAGAATTTTGATGAGCTTGATTTAGCAAGTAAAGAGCCACCAAATGATACAAAAGTGATGTCCGTGGTTTCGTGGTTTAAAGAAAAAATATCAAACAACGAAAACAGCTCAAAAGACGCTATAAACGCATTTGATGTAAAAAGTGCAGATGAGTTGCTACAAAAGCCATTTTTATCAAGAGAGAGTCTTGATTATAGGACGTTTTCTAAAATTTATACAGATGAGTTTGATGAGAAATTTGCCAAGCTAAAGCTCGAACTAAAAGAGTATGTGATAAATCTTGAGCAGTATAAAATTTATCAGATGTGTAAATTTTTAAAAATTTATAAAAAGGCTAGATTTGATTTAAACGTCAAATTAAACGAGCTTAGTTTTAGCGATGTCACAAAGCTGGTCGCAAGGCTACTTAGTAGCACAGATAAAGATATGCTATATTTTAGGCTAGACGGGACTATCACTCACCTTTTGATTGACGAGTTTCAAGATACAAATGTCACTCAGTATAATATCATAAGGCCACTTATTGAAGAGATTGTTTCAGGACACGGACAAAACGGGATTGGAAGCTTCTTTTACGTGGGTGATACAAAGCAAAGCATTTATAGATTTCGTGGTGGCAAAAAGGAGCTTTTTAATAAGCTAAGAGAGGATTTTTCTCACATTAATACACAAAGCTTGGAGTATAATTACAGAAGTGCTAAAATTTTAGTTGAGTATGTAAATAGCGTTTTTAAGACAAAAATAGATGGTTACGCCACGCAAAAACCGACGCTAAAAGATGATAAAGAGCGTGAGGGATATTTAGAAATTTGCGCGAGTGATGAGATAGTTTTAGAGTGTGTAAAAAAAGTGGAGTGGCTTATTAAAAATGGAGTTTGTGCCGATGATATTAGCATTCTTTGCTGGAAAAATGATGATATTAGGGCTATTTGCGATGCCTTGAGTGCTAAAAACATAAACGCAAGAGATGAGGGTGGTATGCTTTTAAGGAATTCTCCTTGTGTTTTTGCGTTTGTAAATTACACTAAATTTTGCCTATTTAAAGATGAAATTTATCGTCAAAATGCCACTTCTTACGTGGATGCTAAATTTGATATGGTTGAGATCGATTTTAGTAAAACTGCCAAGGAAACTCTGTTTTATTTAGCCAAAAAAGCTGGTATGAGTTTACAAAATTTGGATATTTTAAAACTCTTTGAAATAGCCTCGCAAAGCCCATCTATTAGCGATTTTATATTTGATTTTGAAAATAGCGACGCTAGTATCGCTAAAGATAACGTATCAGGCGTGAGAGTGATGACCGTTCATAAGTCAAAAGGGCTTGAGTTTAAACACGTCATACTTTGCGATAAAATCAGCAGAGGTGCAAATGATACCGAGCCATTTTTGTATGAATATGATATACAAAATGGTTGGCAAATATGTCAAAAAGTGCCAAATAGGGAGTATTTTGACGATAACTATGCAAAGCTAAAAGAGCATAGCAAAGAATTAGACGATGAGGAGGAGTTAAATAAGCTTTATGTTGCGATGACTAGGGCTAAAAATTCTCTAATAATCGTCAAACGCCTAACTCCTGACGGCAAAAATCCAAGCTATTTTTCAAAATATTTGCTAAAAAATGGCTCTAAAACCGGAGTATTAGAACTTGATTGTTTAAAAAGCGGAGTAGTTGTTAAAAGCGAAGTTAATAGTGATAAAAAATCCGCACAAAAAATGATAAAACTAGTGTCCGTCCCACGCGATGAGAGCGTTGATAAAACCGAAAATAGCGATAAAAATTTACAAGCCATATATTTTGGCACAGCACTTCACTATTTACTTGAAATGAGCACGGAATTTAACGAGCCGTCAATAAGCAAAGCCTGGACGCTAATGTGTAATAAATTTGCAAAATTTTTAGATAAAGATAGCCTGGATGATATTAAAAACAGAGCC comes from the Campylobacter mucosalis genome and includes:
- a CDS encoding PD-(D/E)XK nuclease family protein, with the translated sequence MLLNDLNVFTSLRAIREFNSSFSNTLVPKSMSIGEFFSKAIMVNGLNEASDSELLIYMNEACSRCYRANSVLNIPNEFFAFLKNNDYLFSFFKEVYHQKKSFDDLKFSDIYANYEEHIEILSEVAQNYKEILLQNGLYDAIILPEVYSLNESYISSFDSINIHIDGLLSEFEWEVILALKTPVKIYFKTSNLNTKLIKKIAEISNKSIDDFAMYFEYELSLGSGELRAIRACAKNRIVTTKSFSLQSLQSAFVFEKISTFIKDGIDAKRIVVILPDESFSQILSLHDSSKMLSFAMGKSVKNTKFYTLVFKICECLKEGNEPILSTDYFKLDNKILEKNDSFLNFAKLPNELFLKIKMHFNLIVGFDIFSEILCEIFDVCGENRLSEIFKEELFFLKNLIEQKRLSLAQALEFFLLRFKDRSIDDVGGGAVKVMGLLESRGLCFDGVIIVDFNDEFVPKRSVNEMFLSSKVRQKAGLISYTDRENLQRFYYESLIGSAKKVAISYVLDESRISSRFLNSFTCVEDSEYDEQEYLRLFSGGKLAVFNQTSPLLEHNFFAKPLSFSRLNTFLTCPRKYYYRYVCGFSEPRSLGVGGSNFIGNAYHDALFEYYNTHKEFDLSKFLAILSTKGLNKLDLEIARQKFKTFAQSENAHFDDGWRVKELEVGFKNIFEGVEIEGKIDRIDCRGDELCIIDYKSGSLPKDTLQLSFYQALLGVKAECYFYDLKDEMKLVFAQTDMQILKEYFTSIKEYFKKPVSFEPEISSNCHYCAYFTICRGLK
- a CDS encoding RecB-like helicase, which translates into the protein MKIKDPYLALEASAGSGKTFALSVRYVALILSGANPKSITALTFTKKAANEMSSRIIDTFLNLSTKPSELDAVCEILNIKDTNEVLALRDKLQDEFLSSNLKIMTFDSFFALILRLFSLNLGLSPDYKNSSEVAEILNANFIKEVAKEPELLNLLAYYIIYFSKSKGSFFNTLDTFYENFDELDLASKEPPNDTKVMSVVSWFKEKISNNENSSKDAINAFDVKSADELLQKPFLSRESLDYRTFSKIYTDEFDEKFAKLKLELKEYVINLEQYKIYQMCKFLKIYKKARFDLNVKLNELSFSDVTKLVARLLSSTDKDMLYFRLDGTITHLLIDEFQDTNVTQYNIIRPLIEEIVSGHGQNGIGSFFYVGDTKQSIYRFRGGKKELFNKLREDFSHINTQSLEYNYRSAKILVEYVNSVFKTKIDGYATQKPTLKDDKEREGYLEICASDEIVLECVKKVEWLIKNGVCADDISILCWKNDDIRAICDALSAKNINARDEGGMLLRNSPCVFAFVNYTKFCLFKDEIYRQNATSYVDAKFDMVEIDFSKTAKETLFYLAKKAGMSLQNLDILKLFEIASQSPSISDFIFDFENSDASIAKDNVSGVRVMTVHKSKGLEFKHVILCDKISRGANDTEPFLYEYDIQNGWQICQKVPNREYFDDNYAKLKEHSKELDDEEELNKLYVAMTRAKNSLIIVKRLTPDGKNPSYFSKYLLKNGSKTGVLELDCLKSGVVVKSEVNSDKKSAQKMIKLVSVPRDESVDKTENSDKNLQAIYFGTALHYLLEMSTEFNEPSISKAWTLMCNKFAKFLDKDSLDDIKNRALSLIKDSKFGSILNGARVYKEQILMFENEQKQLDLLCVKDDEVVVIDYKSSDFSIESNITQVKEYVQILGKIFPDKKISGVIFYILRDRISSIDI
- a CDS encoding response regulator transcription factor, whose amino-acid sequence is MINSLKNLTILIVEDENDTRELMQEVLKDEFSKVITAQNGDEGLKKFKKYNPDIVLTDIAMPIMDGLDMTGAIKQISRDVPIIALSAHSEKEKLLKAIDVGINKYLMKPIDVDELLSMLESVAKDRLEIANVVKISDEYSFSKTRKVLIKNDEPIPLTKKELAFISLLVENLGNVVLHEDIKNIVWIGENVSEAAIRTFVKRMRDKAGGDLVKNVPGLGYKIEANFK
- the ccoN gene encoding cytochrome-c oxidase, cbb3-type subunit I encodes the protein MRPGQMLSYDYSVAKLFMFSTLVFGIVGMLLGVIIAFQMAYPDLNYIAGEYSTFGRLRPLHTNGIIFGFMLSGIFATWYYIGQRVLKVSMSESPFLMFVGKLHFWLYIILLACAVVSLFAGVSTSKEYSELEWPLDILVVLVWVLWGVSIFGLIGIRREKTLYISIWYFIATFLGVAMLYLFNNMEIPTRLVSGYGSWLHSVSMYAGSNDALVQWWFGHNAVAFIFTVAIIAQIYYFLPKESGQPIYSYKLSLFSFWGLMFIYLWAGGHHLIYSTVPDWMQTMGSIFSIVLILPSWGSAINILLTMKGEWVQLRENPLIKFMILASTFYMFSTLEGSILSVKSVNALAHFTDWVPGHVHDGALGWIGFMTMAALYHMTPRVFKRQIYSKSLMEVQFWIQTTGIVLYFASMWIAGITQGMMWRATDSYGNLLYSFIDTVVVLIPYYWIRAIGGALYLIGFFIFTYNILKSLSAPIVEVEPKNASPMGGARDVEVANV
- a CDS encoding DUF4006 family protein yields the protein MENTNRSVFALNGATGMLIATVLLLSILAVLTYFAIILQQDVANKPYKLENPTAVQFKNTDNSKHFVIKDK
- a CDS encoding cytochrome c oxidase, cbb3-type, CcoQ subunit, with amino-acid sequence MDMQTIRELQAYGFFFFVVFLVCVLYGYCYHLYRSERTGRRDYEKYSNLAIQDDLDSTILERKI
- the ccoO gene encoding cytochrome-c oxidase, cbb3-type subunit II, with protein sequence MFSFLEKNPFFFAVAVFLVIAYAGVVEILPDFTNRARPVEGTKPYSVLQLAGKHVYMQESCNACHTQMIRPFKSETDRYGMYSLSGEYAYDRPHLWGSKRTGPDLMRVGNYRTSDWHENHMKEPTSVVPGSIMPAYKHLFDKNSDIDTAYAEALTIKNVFGVPYDQADMPKLGSFDITKAEVNAEAAAIVEQMKDPEIKKAFERGEIRQIVALIAYLNSLK
- a CDS encoding FixH family protein, with amino-acid sequence MRDKKTFWPYGIVISILGCVALCVGTIWVSLDYPVELDGFYLQNKTIVNDNINEIIAKQKAFDEKFSVSLKTQKFKIKSDENVKIAITPKTDEKINLNYQILLTRPDTNAYNKELNATINDNILTTSKIEPTLEGRWQIMLKLSAQDIVGFYKLEFFVVK
- a CDS encoding cbb3-type cytochrome c oxidase N-terminal domain-containing protein, whose translation is MEWFNLQDNVNLLSIIGLASLVILTIAIAGKYVNQMKDAKDNASVEMADENWDGIGEYKNPLPIGWAVSFVVLLVWAIWYFLVGYPLNSYSQIGEYNDEVKTANEKFSKEHANLDDKKLRDMGEGIFLVQCSACHGITGDGMGNKAADLSKWGSEQGLFDVIVKGSKGLGYPGGEMPGGMAGDDATAKAIAAYVAKEISGIKYTKNENLVNQGKEAYGACTSCHGEDSKGMDGTFPDLTKYGTSDFVVDVLKRGKHGDIGAMPKFDTMLNEIQQKAVGEYIISLSRGK